A window of the Helianthus annuus cultivar XRQ/B chromosome 4, HanXRQr2.0-SUNRISE, whole genome shotgun sequence genome harbors these coding sequences:
- the LOC110933429 gene encoding uncharacterized protein LOC110933429 yields the protein MASNSWWSSSSSDEEEMFFANVVVKAAQILLEEEEEDGAHEKLLNDYFSDAPHYNADIFQRRFRMSRRLFTRIADDLAGLDPFFTQRVDDRNYEGFTTLQKCTAAIRQLAYGTVADALDEYLQMSASTARECLYRFCHNVVKLYSKQYLRKPNAYDVQQLYQAHEARHRVPGMLGSIDCMH from the exons ATGGCATCTAATTCTTGGTGGTCCTCGTCTTCTTCTGACGAAGAGGAGATGTTTTTCGCAAACGTTGTGGTAAAGGCGGCGCAGATTCTTTtggaggaggaagaggaagatg GAGCGCACGAGAAATTGTTGAACGATTATTTTTCGGATGCACCCCATTACAACGCCGACATTTTCCAACGAAGGTTCCGAATGAGTCGCCGGTTATTCACACGGATTGCTGATGATTTGGCTGGGCTAGACCCGTTTTTCACGCAACGAGTTGATGATCGGAATTATGAAGGGTTCACCACGTTACAAAAGTGTACtgcggccattcgccaacttgcGTACGGGACAGTGGCCGACGCTTTGGACGAGTACTTACAGATGTCGGCAAGCACTGCGCGGGAATGTTTGTATCGGTTTTGCCATAATGTGGTGAAACTGTATAGCAAACAATATTTGCGGAAACCAAACGCGTATGATGTTCAACAGTTGTACCAAGCTCATGAAGCAAGGCACAGGGTTCCGGGAATGCTTGGTAGCATTGATTGTATGCATTGA
- the LOC110936465 gene encoding dihydrolipoyllysine-residue acetyltransferase component 5 of pyruvate dehydrogenase complex, chloroplastic — MAHLLNSSFTPTTTTLRRTHHPLTAPTTRKPTQIHAKIREIFMPALSSTMTEGKIVSWIKSEGDKLSKGESVVVVESDKADMDVETFYDGYLAAIMVEEGGVAAVGSAIALLAESEDEIAQAVSKAKNQSASAPAPAQDSASAPEPAQASAPAPAPAQTSAPAPALAPARVASAHPASEGGKRVVASPYAKKLAKELNVELGLVVGSGPMGRVVAKDVEAAAVAAALAVAEPGKTVAEPVKPDGVELGSVVPFTTMQGAVSRNMVESLAVPTFRVGYTITTDALDALYKKIKPKGVTMTALLAKATALALAKHPVVNSSCRDGKSFTYNSNINVAVAVAIDGGLITPVLQNADKVDIYSLSRKWKELVDKARAKQLQPHEYTTGTFTLSNLGMFGVDRFDAILPPGTGAIMAVGASEPTVVATKDGRIGMKTQMQVNVTADHRVIYGADLAQFLQTLAKIIEDPKDLTF, encoded by the exons ATGGCGCACCTTCTAAACTCCTCCttcacccccaccaccaccactctcCGCCGCACCCACCACCCCCTCACCGCCCCCACCACCCGCAAACCCACCCAAATTCACGCCAAGATCCGCGAAATCTTCATGCCCGCCTTAAGCTCCACAATGACCGAAGGCAAGATCGTTTCTTGGATCAAATCAGAAGGCGACAAGCTCTCCAAAGGCGAATCCGTTGTCGTTGTTGAGTCCGACAAAGCCGACATGGATGTCGAGACCTTCTACGACGGCTATTTAGCCGCCATCATGGTTGAAGAAGGCGGCGTAGCCGCCGTCGGCTCGGCTATCGCCCTTTTAGCCGAGTCCGAAGACGAAATCGCCCAAGCCGTTTCCAAAGCCAAAAATCAATCGGCTTCTGCTCCGGCTCCGGCTCAAGATTCGGCTTCAGCTCCGGAGCCGGCTCAAGCTTCGGCTCCAGCTCCGGCGCCGGCTCAGACTTCGGCTCCAGCCCCGGCTTTGGCTCCGGCTCGGGTGGCTTCGGCTCACCCGGCATCCGAAGGGGGGAAGAGGGTGGTGGCATCACCTTATGCAAAGAAGCTTGCAAAGGAGTTGAATGTGGAATTGGGTTTGGTGGTGGGGAGTGGGCCGATGGGCCGGGTTGTGGCAAAGGATGTGGAGGCGGCGGCGGTGGCTGCTGCGCTGGCGGTGGCTGAGCCAGGGAAGACGGTGGCTGAGCCGGTGAAGCCGGATGGGGTGGAGTTGGGTTCGGTTGTGCCGTTTACGACGATGCAGGGTGCGGTTAGTAGGAACATGGTTGAGAGTCTTGCAGTGCCTACTTTTAGAGTAGGGTATACGATTACTACTGATGCACTTGATGCTTTGTATAAAAAg ATTAAGCCGAAGGGTGTGACGATGACTGCGTTGTTAGCGAAGGCCACTGCGCTTGCGTTGGCTAAACACCCGGTTGTTAATTCAAGTTGTAGAGATGGGAAGAGTTTTACATATAATAGTAATATCAATGTTGCGGTTGCAGTGGCGATAGATGGTGGTTTGATTACTCCTGTTCTTCAGAATGCGGATAAG GTTGATATTTACTCGTTGTCGAGAAAGTGGAAGGAGTTAGTGGATAAGGCCCGGGCAAAACAGTTGCAGCCCCATGAATACACCACAG GTACATTCACTCTTTCCAACCTTGGAATGTTTGGTGTTGACCGCTTTGATGCCATCTTGCCACCCGGAACC GGTGCAATCATGGCTGTTGGGGCATCTGAACCCACAGTCGTGGCCACCAAGGATGGCCGAATCGGCATGAAGACCCAGATGCAG GTAAATGTTACAGCTGATCATCGTGTAATATATGGGGCGGATCTTGCTCAGTTCTTGCAGACATTAGCAAAGATCATTGAGGATCCTAAAGACCTGACATTCTAG